CGACTGCCTCACGGCCGCGTGCGCGGCCCTTCCCGAGGGTCGGGTGCACGTGGTCACCTCCGACGACGCGATGAGGTCGTATGCCGTGCGGCTCGGTGCCGCGGTCGTGACCGACCCCGGGCGCGGGCTGGACGAGGCGGTGCGGGCGGGCCTGCGCGCCGCCATGGGCGCCGCGGCGGACCACGGCGCCCGGTGGCTCGGCCCTTCCGCGGGTCCGCGCCGCAGCAGTGGCCCGGTCCCCGTCGAGGGCGTGGGCGTGCTCCTCGGTGACCTGCCGGCCCTGCGCCCGTCGGACCTCGAGGAGGCGCTCACCGCGGCGGCCGCGCACCCTCGCGCCCTGGTGCCCGACGCGGACGGCACCGGCACGGTGCTCCTCACCGCGGTGGGGGCGCCGCTGGAGCCGGCGTTCGGCGCGGACTCGGCCGTCCGGCACGCCGCGGCGGGGCACCGCCGCCTCGACCTCGACCTGCCGCGGCTGCGCACGGACGTCGACGACGACGAGGGTCTGCGAGCCGCGCTCGCCCTGGGCGTCGGTCCCGCGACGCTCGCCGTCCTGGCAGGGGCGGGCGCTACGCTGCCGGGCATGCAGGCCAGCGTGCACACGTTCGACGAGGCGACCGGCTCCGGCACCGCCCTGCTCGACGACGGCCGCGAGGTGACCTTCGCAGCAGAGGTCTTCGCCCGCAGCGCCCTGCGGCACCTGCGACCCGGGCAGCGGGTCAGCATCGACCTCGCCCCGGGGACGACCACCGTCGCACGGCTCTGGATCGTCGGCATCGGCGACGACCAGCGCATCGGCTGAGCGCGGCTACCGGGCCACACGGCGAGGGAGGCCGACACCCCATGGGTGCCGGCCTCCCTCGCCGGTCTCGTCGGACGCTGACCGCTGCGGGTCAGGCCTTCTTGGCGGCGCGCTTGGTCGTCGCCTTCTTGGCGGTGCTGGTCTTCTTCGCCGCGGCGCTGCGGGTGGCGGTCGCCTTCTTGGCCGGGGCGGCCTTCTTGGCGGGGGCCGTCTTCTTCGTGGTGGCCTTCGTCGCCGGTGCCGACTTCTTGGCCGTCGTGGTCTTCTTGGCCGCCGCGGTGCGCGTCGTTGCCGCCTTCTTCGCCGGTGCGGCCTTGGTGGCGGTGGTCTTCCGGGCCGGCGCCGCCTTGGTGGCGGTGGCCTTCTTGACCGTCGTGGTGGTCTTCTTGGCAGCAGCGGTCCGGGTGGTGGCCGCAGCCTTCTTCGCCGGAGCCGCCTTCTTCGCCGCGCCCGTGGTGGTCTTCTTGGCTGCACCCGTGGCGGTGGCGGCCGCACGGGTGGCGGTCCCGGCCGCGGCGCGCGCGCCGGCCACAGCGGCCTTCGGCAGCTTCTTCGGGTTGGCGACAACCTCCTTGAAGCCGGCGCCCGCCCGGAACTTCGGGACGTTGGTCTTCTTGATCTTCACCGTCTGGCCTGTGCGCGGGTTGCGGCCGGTGCGCGCGGCGCGGGCCGACTTCTCGAAGGTGCCGAAGCCGGTGATGGCGACCTTGCCGCCCTTGGCGACCTCACGGATGATCACGTCGACGACGTGGGTCAGCGCGTCGTTGGCGGCCTTGCGGCTGCCCAGGCGCGACTCCAGCTCCTTGACCAGTTCTGCCTTGTTCACGTTGTCCCCTCCACAGGGTCCGGCGCCGGGCCACTGGCCCAGCGAAGGTGGTGAGCGGCCGGGCTGGAGCCCGACATGGTGCTGACGTTATGGCCCAAGCCCTCCGGCGTCCACCACTTCGGGACCCCGATCCATTGTGTCGCAACGGCATTCGTACCCATATCGGGGCTGTGGGAGGCGTCGCCAGCAGCCCTCAGCGGCTCCACCACGACGGTCGCACGGACCTTGCAGGAATGTCGGCTCGCAACGACCTCCATTGCGGCACAACATGATTGAGCCGTCAGGAACCTGACACGGGGATGCCTCCCGGAGACGGCAGGAGCCCCGGACGGCTTCACCAGCCGTCTGGGGCCCTGTGCGGGGGCGCTCCCCAGAAATTTTCCGCAGACACGCCGCAAGAGGGGCGCTCAGGCCCCCGTGGTCGTCGGCTTGTAGGCCGGTCGGCGACCCTCGAAGTCGGTGACGTCCTGCTCGTGGCGCAGCGTCAGGCTGATGTCGTCGAGGCCCTCGAGGAGGCGCCAGCGGGTGTAGTCGTCGACCTCGAAGGGGGCCACGATGTCACCGGCCGTGACCGTCCGCGAGACGAGGTCCACCGTCACCGAGGCGCCGGGTTCGTTCTCGAGGTACTTCCACAGCAGCTCGACGTCATCCTGCGCCACCTGGGCGGTGAGCAGCCCCTGCTTGCCGCTGTTCCCTCGGAAGATGTCTGCGAACCGGCTGGCGATGACGACCCGGAAGCCGTAGTCCATCAGCGCCCAGACCGCGTGCTCGCGCGAGGACCCGGTGCCGAAGTCCGGTCCCGCGACGAGGACCGAGCCGGCGGCATACGCGTCGTGGTTCAGGACGAAGGTCTCGTCCTTGCGCCACGCGGCGAACAGGCCGTCCTCGAAGCCGGTGCGGGTCACCCGCTTCAGGTAGACCGCGGGGATGATCTGGTCGGTGTCGACGTTGCTGCGCCGCAGCGGAACGCCGATGCCGGTGTGGCTGGTGAAGCTGTCCATGGTCAGTTCCCTCCCTGGGCAGTGACGTCGGCCAGGTCGGCCGGGCTGGACAGGGTTCCGCGCAGGGCGGTGGCAGCGGCCACGAGCGGGCTGACCAGGTGCGTGCGCCCGCCCTTGCCCTGCCGTCCCTCGAAGTTGCGGTTGGAGGTCGAGGCGCTGCGCTCCCCCGGCGCCAGCTGGTCGGGGTTCATGCCCAGGCACATGGAGCAGCCGGGCAGGCGCCACTCCGCGCCGGCCTCGGTGAAGACCTCGTCCAGGCCCTCCTCCTCGGCCTGCAGGCGCACGCGGGCGGACCCGGGCACCACGAGCATGCGCACGCCGTCGGCGACCCGGCGCCCCTTGACGACCGAGGCGGCCGCGCGCAGGTCCTCGATCCGACCGTTGGTGCAC
This Knoellia sp. p5-6-4 DNA region includes the following protein-coding sequences:
- the leuD gene encoding 3-isopropylmalate dehydratase small subunit; the protein is MDSFTSHTGIGVPLRRSNVDTDQIIPAVYLKRVTRTGFEDGLFAAWRKDETFVLNHDAYAAGSVLVAGPDFGTGSSREHAVWALMDYGFRVVIASRFADIFRGNSGKQGLLTAQVAQDDVELLWKYLENEPGASVTVDLVSRTVTAGDIVAPFEVDDYTRWRLLEGLDDISLTLRHEQDVTDFEGRRPAYKPTTTGA
- a CDS encoding NTP transferase domain-containing protein — protein: MSPDPAPSWRLVVPVKGGAGAKSRLQPPRGVTRAALASAIARDCLTAACAALPEGRVHVVTSDDAMRSYAVRLGAAVVTDPGRGLDEAVRAGLRAAMGAAADHGARWLGPSAGPRRSSGPVPVEGVGVLLGDLPALRPSDLEEALTAAAAHPRALVPDADGTGTVLLTAVGAPLEPAFGADSAVRHAAAGHRRLDLDLPRLRTDVDDDEGLRAALALGVGPATLAVLAGAGATLPGMQASVHTFDEATGSGTALLDDGREVTFAAEVFARSALRHLRPGQRVSIDLAPGTTTVARLWIVGIGDDQRIG
- a CDS encoding HU family DNA-binding protein; this translates as MNKAELVKELESRLGSRKAANDALTHVVDVIIREVAKGGKVAITGFGTFEKSARAARTGRNPRTGQTVKIKKTNVPKFRAGAGFKEVVANPKKLPKAAVAGARAAAGTATRAAATATGAAKKTTTGAAKKAAPAKKAAATTRTAAAKKTTTTVKKATATKAAPARKTTATKAAPAKKAATTRTAAAKKTTTAKKSAPATKATTKKTAPAKKAAPAKKATATRSAAAKKTSTAKKATTKRAAKKA